Proteins co-encoded in one Prunus dulcis unplaced genomic scaffold, ALMONDv2, whole genome shotgun sequence genomic window:
- the LOC117612571 gene encoding glucan endo-1,3-beta-glucosidase-like, whose translation MMKTLVVVLSFSLTILSFGGAHAATISLRNNCPYTVWPATLTSDGKPQLSTTGFELASQASFRLDTPVPWSGRFWARTGCSTDASGNFVCATADCGSGRVTCNSINSTDGIPPATLAEFSIPAGGGQDFYDVSLVDGFNLAMSVTPQGGTGDCKTATCPGNVNAVCPSELQKKGSDGSVVACLSACVKFGEPWYCCTPPQNTPETCPPTNYSQIFDDQCPDAYSYAYDDKSLFTCSGGPNYLITFCPPGSCCGEIYVHIGALDM comes from the exons ATGATGAAGACCCTAGTAGTAGTCCTCAGCTTCAGCTTAACCATCCTTTCCTTCGGAG GTGCACATGCAGCAACAATTTCTTTAAGAAACAATTGCCCCTACACGGTCTGGCCAGCAACCCTAACCTCCGATGGAAAACCTCAATTATCAACCACAGGGTTCGAGTTAGCATCCCAAGCTAGCTTCCGGCTAGACACTCCAGTGCCATGGAGCGGCCGCTTCTGGGCCCGAACTGGATGCTCCACGGACGCCTCTGGAAATTTCGTCTGCGCCACCGCAGACTGTGGCTCTGGTCGGGTCACGTGCAACAGTATAAACAGTACCGATGGCATTCCGCCTGCAACTTTAGCGGAATTCAGTATTCCAGCAGGCGGAGGACAAGATTTCTACGATGTTAGTCTTGTTGATGGCTTCAACTTGGCCATGTCTGTGACTCCACAAGGCGGTACCGGCGACTGCAAGACGGCTACTTGCCCTGGGAACGTGAACGCAGTTTGTCCGAGTGAGCTGCAAAAGAAAGGGTCCGATGGGAGCGTGGTTGCCTGCTTGAGTGCATGTGTTAAATTCGGTGAGCCATGGTACTGTTGCACTCCGCCTCAAAACACTCCGGAGACATGCCCACCGACAAATTACTCTCAGATATTCGATGACCAATGCCCCGACGCTTACAGCTATGCTTATGATGACAAGAGTTTATTTACGTGCAGTGGTGGACCTAACTACCTCATTACTTTCTGCCCACCAGGTTCCTGTTGTGGTGAAATTTACGTACATATAGGGGCTCTGGACATGTAA